In Flavobacterium lacustre, a genomic segment contains:
- the pyrF gene encoding orotidine-5'-phosphate decarboxylase has translation MTTTELINQIRIKKSFLAVGLDVDLTKIPPHLLELEDPIFEFNKAIIDATHDLAVAYKPNTAFYEAYGIKGWISLQKTINYINENFPDIFTIADAKRGDIGNTSSMYAKAFFEDLNFDSVTVAPYMGKDSVEPFLAFENKHTIMLALTSNEGAFDFQTLNVDGTRGGAERSEAKELYKQVLETSKTWKNSENLMYVVGATKAEYFTEIRKIVPDSFLLVPGVGAQGGSLSEVCKYGMNANVGLLINSSRAIIYASKGTDFVEKARAEALKMQQEMAAILAD, from the coding sequence ATGACTACAACAGAATTAATAAACCAAATCAGAATCAAGAAATCATTCCTAGCTGTAGGATTAGATGTTGATTTGACTAAAATTCCACCGCATTTATTAGAACTGGAAGATCCTATTTTTGAATTTAATAAAGCGATAATTGACGCAACCCATGATTTAGCGGTGGCGTACAAACCGAATACTGCTTTTTATGAAGCTTACGGAATCAAAGGTTGGATTTCGTTGCAAAAAACCATTAATTATATCAACGAAAATTTCCCGGATATTTTTACGATTGCCGATGCTAAGCGTGGCGATATTGGTAATACCTCATCGATGTATGCGAAAGCTTTTTTTGAAGATTTAAACTTTGACAGTGTTACCGTGGCTCCTTACATGGGGAAAGATTCGGTAGAGCCGTTTTTGGCTTTCGAAAATAAACATACCATTATGTTGGCTTTGACTTCTAATGAAGGGGCGTTTGATTTTCAGACGTTGAACGTTGACGGAACCCGAGGCGGAGCCGAACGGAGCGAAGCTAAAGAATTGTACAAACAAGTCTTAGAAACGTCTAAAACCTGGAAAAACAGCGAAAACCTGATGTATGTTGTTGGTGCTACCAAAGCGGAATATTTTACTGAAATTCGTAAAATTGTTCCAGACAGTTTCTTGCTGGTTCCCGGAGTTGGCGCGCAAGGCGGAAGTTTATCTGAAGTGTGTAAATACGGAATGAATGCGAATGTTGGATTGCTGATTAATTCCTCAAGAGCGATTATTTATGCTTCAAAAGGAACTGATTTTGTTGAAAAAGCAAGAGCAGAAGCGTTGAAAATGCAACAGGAAATGGCTGCAATTTTAGCTGACTAA
- a CDS encoding four helix bundle protein, which yields MRNFRDLEVWQSSVLFVKKIYIITGAFPNEEKFGLVSQINRCAVSIPSNIAEGCSRTSQKDFSRFLQISLGSAFELETQIEIAKEIGFVNLALHLEIISELNVIQKRIQSLKKYVDSQV from the coding sequence ATGAGAAACTTTAGGGATTTAGAAGTTTGGCAAAGCTCTGTTTTATTTGTTAAAAAAATTTACATCATAACTGGCGCTTTCCCAAACGAAGAAAAATTCGGACTGGTTTCTCAAATTAACAGATGCGCCGTTTCAATCCCTTCTAACATTGCCGAAGGTTGTTCCAGAACTTCTCAAAAAGATTTTTCCCGATTTTTACAAATCAGTTTAGGTTCGGCCTTTGAATTAGAGACTCAAATTGAGATTGCTAAAGAAATTGGTTTTGTAAATCTAGCTTTACACTTAGAAATTATTTCCGAGCTTAATGTAATTCAAAAAAGAATTCAGTCCCTAAAAAAATATGTTGATTCCCAAGTTTAA
- the prfA gene encoding peptide chain release factor 1, whose product MLDRLQIVKQRFDEISDLIIQPDVISDQKRYVQLNQEYKSLKALAEKRDEYVLLMANIDEANEIIADNSDADMTEMAKMQLDEAKERLPELEEEIKFMLIPKDPEDAKNVMVEIRAGTGGDEASIFAGDLFRMYTKYCENRGWRTSVVDMNEGTSGGFKEVIFEVTGEDVYGTLKFEAGVHRVQRVPQTETQGRVHTSAATVMVLPEAEEFDVQIDMNDVRVDFFCSSGPGGQSVNTTKSAVRLTHIPTGLVAQCQDQKSQHKNKDKALGVLRSRLYEQELAKKQAEDASKRTSQVSSGDRSAKIRTYNYAQGRVTDHRVGLTLYDLGNIMNGDIQKIVDELQLVNNMEKLKEASEVF is encoded by the coding sequence ATGTTAGATAGACTTCAAATAGTAAAACAGCGTTTCGATGAGATATCGGATTTGATTATTCAGCCGGATGTTATCTCGGATCAGAAGCGTTATGTGCAATTGAATCAAGAGTATAAAAGTTTAAAAGCTCTAGCCGAAAAGCGCGATGAATACGTGCTACTCATGGCGAATATTGATGAAGCCAACGAAATAATTGCCGATAACAGTGATGCCGATATGACCGAAATGGCCAAAATGCAACTGGATGAAGCAAAGGAAAGATTGCCGGAACTGGAGGAAGAAATCAAGTTTATGTTGATTCCTAAAGATCCCGAAGATGCCAAAAATGTGATGGTGGAAATTCGTGCCGGTACCGGTGGGGATGAAGCGAGTATTTTTGCCGGAGATTTGTTCCGTATGTACACGAAATATTGTGAGAACCGAGGTTGGAGAACATCGGTTGTGGATATGAATGAGGGAACTTCGGGTGGTTTTAAAGAGGTGATTTTTGAAGTTACGGGTGAGGATGTTTATGGAACCTTGAAGTTTGAAGCGGGTGTTCACCGTGTGCAACGTGTACCGCAAACGGAAACGCAAGGTCGTGTTCACACCTCGGCAGCGACTGTTATGGTATTGCCGGAAGCAGAGGAATTTGATGTACAGATTGATATGAATGATGTGCGAGTGGATTTCTTTTGTTCGTCAGGACCTGGTGGACAATCTGTAAATACTACGAAATCAGCGGTTCGATTGACGCATATTCCAACTGGCTTGGTGGCGCAATGTCAGGATCAGAAATCACAACATAAGAATAAAGATAAAGCGTTGGGCGTTTTGCGTTCTCGTTTGTACGAACAGGAATTAGCCAAGAAACAAGCGGAAGATGCTTCGAAACGTACTTCTCAAGTAAGCTCTGGTGACCGTTCGGCAAAAATTCGTACCTACAATTATGCTCAAGGTCGTGTGACTGACCATAGAGTTGGTTTGACATTGTACGATTTGGGAAATATCATGAATGGTGATATCCAGAAAATTGTTGACGAATTGCAATTGGTGAACAACATGGAGAAATTGAAAGAGGCAAGCGAGGTATTTTAA
- a CDS encoding RusA family crossover junction endodeoxyribonuclease — protein sequence MQKQKSVTFQQNPKIDFLFGYFGNLIVPTKQDGFKPIDLIETNENGEETVLKNFYLKNPETSSVIKFREYIQGIAKEKISKNNRINKPHNVQVHLSISITEKRYYEVDVDNLAKAVLDSLNEIAFEDDSQVSSLIVEKHIHPMKVNGILIAITKLTPERKGLEFTW from the coding sequence ATGCAAAAACAAAAAAGTGTAACATTTCAGCAAAATCCAAAAATAGATTTCTTATTCGGCTATTTTGGTAATTTAATTGTTCCAACTAAACAAGATGGATTTAAACCTATTGATCTTATCGAAACCAATGAAAATGGAGAAGAAACTGTGTTAAAAAATTTCTATTTGAAAAATCCAGAAACTAGTTCAGTTATAAAATTCAGGGAATACATTCAAGGAATCGCAAAAGAAAAAATTTCTAAAAATAATAGAATAAACAAGCCTCATAATGTACAAGTTCATTTATCCATATCAATCACAGAAAAACGATATTATGAAGTTGATGTCGATAATCTTGCAAAAGCAGTTTTAGATTCATTAAATGAGATTGCATTTGAAGATGATTCGCAAGTTTCATCCCTAATTGTTGAAAAACACATTCATCCAATGAAAGTTAATGGTATTCTAATTGCAATTACAAAATTAACTCCCGAAAGAAAAGGATTGGAATTTACTTGGTAA
- a CDS encoding helix-turn-helix domain-containing protein has product MDKSNAISYAEKIEADNLEIQEFFTSKGKLSESNLLYPIKKNINTQKNDKINLIDISMNFLEFKEFRVKKGYTQEKMGLLLGVDKMIITQFEKNGCLPTLAANIIDTILASEFIKKESKLKGLRKLKTGPIEPDLFTTTNRKNIRGKKYNLSTIEPNSCSENLQKYRKLMGYSQEYVADHLGVNRRTIINWEQGKAIPKSRLFYLDKLIKEWKVELSQLVGSEKSNETRIGHESINHKKPIEEVETNITLESKYIALLEEQIELLKARLSKYE; this is encoded by the coding sequence ATGGATAAGTCAAATGCAATTTCATATGCAGAAAAAATTGAAGCTGATAACCTAGAAATTCAGGAGTTTTTTACGTCTAAAGGAAAACTCAGTGAATCTAATTTACTTTATCCTATAAAAAAAAACATAAACACTCAAAAAAACGATAAAATTAATTTAATTGACATTAGTATGAACTTTTTAGAATTTAAAGAATTCCGGGTAAAAAAGGGTTATACCCAAGAAAAAATGGGACTTCTATTAGGAGTAGACAAAATGATTATTACTCAGTTTGAGAAAAACGGCTGTCTTCCAACATTAGCTGCAAATATCATAGACACAATTTTGGCTAGTGAATTTATTAAAAAGGAAAGTAAATTAAAGGGCTTACGTAAATTAAAAACAGGACCGATTGAGCCCGATTTATTTACTACGACAAACAGAAAAAATATCAGAGGAAAGAAATATAATTTATCTACAATAGAGCCTAATAGCTGTTCGGAAAATTTACAAAAGTATAGAAAATTAATGGGTTATAGCCAGGAATATGTAGCAGATCATCTGGGTGTAAATAGAAGAACTATTATTAATTGGGAACAGGGAAAAGCTATACCTAAATCAAGATTGTTCTATTTAGATAAATTGATAAAAGAGTGGAAAGTAGAATTATCGCAATTAGTAGGTTCAGAAAAATCAAATGAAACACGAATAGGACATGAATCAATTAATCACAAAAAACCAATTGAAGAAGTAGAAACAAATATTACTTTAGAATCGAAATACATTGCTTTATTAGAAGAGCAAATAGAATTGTTAAAAGCAAGACTTTCTAAATATGAATAA
- a CDS encoding DUF1801 domain-containing protein: MNPKVDDFISEAKKWQAEIKQLRTLLLDGGLTEEFKWRTPCYSFQGNNVVIIGCFKNYCTLSFVKGALLQDSHKVLSKPGENSQAVRFFKFTNLEEITEQKPTIKAYIYEAIEIEKAGLKVPFKNNTELEWVAELQMALDKNPALKTAFNALTPGRQRAYNLYFSEAKQSKTRETRIEKYTQRILDRKGINDCICGLSKKMPGCDGSHKFIPKA, translated from the coding sequence ATGAATCCCAAAGTTGATGATTTTATAAGCGAAGCCAAAAAATGGCAGGCAGAAATAAAACAGTTGCGAACACTGCTACTGGATGGCGGACTAACCGAAGAATTCAAGTGGCGAACGCCTTGTTATAGCTTTCAAGGAAATAATGTGGTCATCATAGGCTGTTTCAAAAACTATTGTACCCTTAGTTTTGTCAAAGGGGCATTACTCCAAGACAGCCATAAAGTGCTAAGCAAACCCGGAGAAAACAGTCAGGCAGTTCGGTTTTTTAAGTTTACAAATCTGGAAGAAATCACTGAACAGAAACCAACCATCAAAGCCTATATATACGAAGCCATTGAAATAGAGAAAGCAGGCTTGAAAGTCCCTTTCAAAAACAATACTGAACTTGAATGGGTAGCAGAATTGCAAATGGCTTTAGACAAAAATCCGGCGTTAAAAACCGCTTTCAATGCCTTAACACCCGGACGACAACGCGCATACAATCTCTATTTTTCGGAGGCCAAACAATCCAAAACCCGCGAAACCCGAATAGAAAAATACACTCAACGTATTCTTGACAGAAAAGGAATCAACGATTGCATTTGTGGATTGTCCAAAAAAATGCCCGGCTGCGACGGTTCACATAAATTCATTCCCAAAGCCTAA
- a CDS encoding DUF1801 domain-containing protein: MNETITTYNDLQSQDDKAIVDMLAQTIDNELTEAESKIWHAHPVWFLDGNPIVGYSKQKAGWRLMFWSGADFEEPALNIKGSKFKDASIFFTAVEQINTIDLTHWLKKARDLQWDYKNIVKRKGQSIRLK, encoded by the coding sequence ATGAACGAAACCATTACAACATATAACGACTTACAGTCCCAGGACGACAAAGCAATTGTCGACATGCTCGCTCAGACTATCGACAACGAATTGACCGAAGCCGAAAGTAAAATTTGGCACGCGCACCCCGTTTGGTTTCTGGACGGTAACCCAATTGTGGGCTACAGCAAACAAAAAGCAGGATGGCGTTTGATGTTTTGGAGTGGTGCCGACTTTGAAGAACCCGCTTTAAATATAAAAGGCAGTAAATTCAAAGACGCCTCCATTTTCTTCACAGCAGTAGAACAAATCAATACCATAGACCTCACTCATTGGCTGAAAAAAGCAAGAGATTTGCAGTGGGATTACAAAAACATAGTCAAAAGAAAAGGCCAATCAATAAGGTTGAAATAA
- a CDS encoding DUF2200 domain-containing protein, producing the protein MKNTNHHDERIAKMTFATVYPLYLAKVERKNRTKEELVQVIEWLTGYDEKKLQELIEQKVSFQEFFQYATLNPNAHLITGVICGYRVEEIQNPLTQQVRYLDKLVDELAKGRKMEKILRLP; encoded by the coding sequence ATGAAAAACACCAATCATCACGATGAGCGTATCGCAAAAATGACATTCGCCACGGTATATCCACTGTATCTCGCCAAAGTCGAGAGAAAAAACAGAACAAAAGAAGAGTTAGTTCAGGTAATCGAGTGGCTGACGGGCTATGATGAAAAAAAACTGCAAGAACTCATAGAACAAAAAGTATCCTTTCAAGAATTCTTTCAGTATGCGACACTAAACCCTAATGCGCACCTGATTACGGGCGTAATCTGCGGATATCGGGTAGAAGAAATCCAAAATCCGCTAACACAACAAGTCCGATATTTAGACAAACTCGTAGATGAATTGGCGAAAGGACGTAAAATGGAGAAGATTTTACGACTGCCATAA